In the genome of Anabaena cylindrica PCC 7122, the window TGAGTACAGGAATAAATGGTACTGCTTATATTATATTTCTCTGCGTTCTCTGCGCCTCTGCGTGAAAAAAAACCAAGACACAAAAACGCACAGAAAAAACCTTTGCGTCTTTGCGCCTTTGCGTGAGATATTTCTTAACCTACATTAGCAATATAAGGACTAGTTAACTTATCCAACTGCTGAGTTAACAGACTGAGGAACAAACCCACATCAGTCACCACACCTACAGATTCTATTGAACCGCGATCGCTTAATTTTGTCACCACAGCCGGGTTAATGTCCACACAGACCATCTTCACACCCGCAGGAGTCATATTTCCCACCCCAATAGAATGCAGCATAGAAGATAACATCAAAATCATATCTGCACCTTCAATGATTTGAGAATATTCCTGTTGTGCTAAAATCAAGTTCATTTGGGTATCAGGTAAAGGGCCATCATCCCGAATTGAACCAGCGAGAGAAAAGGGGATATTATTTTTCACGCACTCATACATCACCCCACTTTTCACAACTCCCGCTTCTACCGCTTTAGCAATGCTACCAAAACGACGGACAGTGTTAATTACCTTCAAGTGATGTCGGTGGCCACCCCGCACAGCCACACCCCGCTTCATATCCACACCCAGGGATGTACCCAAGATATTTTGTTCCATATCATGAACTGCGATCGCATTTCCACCCAAAAGACCTTGAACGTAACCTTCCCGAACTAACCTACACAGATGTTCACCACCACCTGTGTGAATTACCACAGGCCCAGCCGTAACAACGACTTTACCACCGCTATCCTTAATTTTCCGTAATTCCCAAGCCACTTGTTCAACAACTAATTCCACCCGTCTTTCACTGGAAACACCAGAAGACATAAAGCTGAATTCTTGAGAATTGCGTTGTTCTCGTGATTCGGCTTTGCGGACAGTGCGGATACCTAAAACATCAACAACTACTTTGTCGCCTATTTCCAAATCACGCAGCAGTTTACATTTTGCTACTATACCATTAGCAGTTGTAGAAATTGCGATCGCACCATCCATGCGTTGATTCTGCACCTTCAGCCATTCTCCATTTACCCGGATTTCAGTCGGATAAATCGTGCTGACATAAAAATCATCAGGTGCTACACCCGCTTGAATCACAGGTTCTAACTTAGAATCTCGTTCATCTTGGGGTAAATCAACCGCACCCAAATCAATCAACTGTGATATAATCTCTTCCATCACCTCGTGGGATGGTGCAGATACCCTCACCTCAGCCGCAGATGTACTTTGACGTTGTTCTCCCAAGTTGAATTTGAGAACTTGGAAACTTCCCCCCATTTCCACAATCAAATCTAAAGCGCGGTTAATTAAACCTGCATCAAGCAAGTGTCCTTCCATGCGAATGACACGACTTTCTACAGATGCGTTAGCATGAATTTCATCACCAATTGGTTCTGTCACCCGCAAAGTCAAGCATTTAGCCGCACCACCAGCTTTGAGAAATTCAGTTAAAGGTGTTTCAATCACTTGAAAACCAACTTCAGCCAAACGTGATTTTAAACTTTCACTGGCTTTGTTCATAATGACGATGCTTTCAACATTCACCGCATTACAAGCGAAGTTAACAGCATCAGCTTCAGTAATAGCGATCCGCTTTTCAGGTGCGACACGCATTTCAATGACGCGGTTAGAGTAGGAATCAAACGCACCAGGATAATACAGCAAATAACCATTTGCTAAGGGACAGAAGCAGGTATCAAGGTGATAAAAACGCTCATCCATCAACCGCAGGGAAATCACCTCAATGTCCAGCCATTTAGCCAGGTAGGGGTGAGAATCTAATTCTGACCGGAAACCGTATCCAGCCCATAACCAACGCCCTTCTCTGTCTAGGAGTGCGTCACCAGCACCTTCAAAGGGCAGGTCTTTAGGCAGAGTGTAAACATTATAACCGTTTTGTTCAAACCAATGTTGAAAATGCGGTTCTTCACCTTGGCGTTCTTTATGTAAAAAGCGGCTGAGAACGACATTTTCACCGAGGACTAAACCTGCATTGGCACTGAATACCATATCAGGCCAGCCTTTTTCTGGGGCAACTAAATCAACAATGGCGTGATTTTTGATAACATTGTATAATTTATTCCATTGTTCCACCGCGCGATCGCGTGAGGACTTGTGAATATTCCCTTCCATCCAAGGATTAATCACATAATCCACATCATAATGGTCAGGAGCGCACATTAAAAACCGAATTTGGGAAACCATAAAAATTTTTACTTCGCTTTTCAGTAATCTCTTCTGGATACAGAGTTTTGGTGTTCTCAGTCTGTCAAATCTGCTACTTAATCCCTACCTTTTGCTCTTGGTAGGCTTTATAAGGATATCTTCATTATTCTATTACTGCTAGGGACAAACTGAGGACATGAAGCAAAAAAGGTTTATGAAGAGATGTCAACTGCTGGCATTTACCTTCTTGTGTATAATTATTTAATGGCATTAATTTGATTTTTTATGGTGTCGTTTAATGACTGAGCAAAAGTATAAACATACTACAAAAACTGTTCGTTGCGGGCATTGTGGCAATAAAACTCTGATGAAAGTTATTAGTGAAGGTGAGTATAGAAAAGACATATATTATGATTCAGATTTTGAATACGACTGTTGGGAAATTTATAAAATTCAAAGCTTATTATGTCCTAATTGTGAAGATTTTAATATTATTAAATTTGTTGAAAATTGGGATTCCAATAAAATAGAGATGTGTTACGAACCTGAATGGGTGACAGAAATTATATATCTATATCCTCTGTTAAAAGAATTTGCTGATATATCTCCTAAAGCCCAAGATATTAGAGATACATTTCGAGAAGCGAGAACTTGTTTTCAAGGTGAACTATACACATCAAGTGTAGTAATGTGTCGAAAAACAATGGAAATGCTATGTTTATATTTTAAAATTGAACAGCCAGGTAATTTGCATGGAAAGCTTGCGAAAATGCGAGATGAAGAAATTATTGATAATAAATTTTATGAATGGGCTAATGTTTTAAAGTCTTTTGGTAATGAAGCTGTACACAGTTCTGAAAAATTTTCTAAGGAAGATACGCAAGACATTCTTGATTTTACATACGCGTTAGTAGAATATTGTATTGATTTTGATTATAAATTTCAACAACTACTGGAAAGACGAGGAAAAGTACAACCATCTCCAGATTTAGAAACAACGACTTTAACAGAAGAAACCATTCACAATCTTGTCCAAAAACTAGATGACAATGAAACATCAGCAGTACGCTACTATGCGGCTAGTACACTTGCTAAAATAAATATAGAAATTGACAAAGTAATCCCAGTATTCCTGAGTCTAATCAATAGCACTAAATTTAGTAAAGATGCGACCAATTATTTAAAATCTATTGGTTCAAAAGCTATTCCAGAACTCATTAATGCTTTAGAAAAGCATACTAGCCATAATGTTCGTTCTGCTGCTGCCACCATATTAGGCGATATTGGAACAAATAACCCTGATGTAATAGAATCTCTTGTTAAGGCATTGAAAGATCCAAATGATGATGTTCAGTATAAAGCAGGAATAGCACTGGAAAAACTTGATAATATTGCTATTGATGCTTTTGTTAAAATATATCCTTTACCACCAGGATCGTAGTCTTAAATGAAAATCAAATTCTCTAATTTAGGTAGTATTCAAGAAACAGAGTTGGATTTGCGTCCTCTGACAGTAATTATTGGACCTAATAACTCAGGTAAAACTTATATTGCTTATTCTACCTATGGGTTGTGGCAGCGTGCTTGCAGAAGTATCAGTTTTAAACAAGACCTGAATCTAATAAAATTCACGCACGAACAGGAAGGTAATTGGTCACTAATAATAGATGATAATGTGTTAGATTTTTTTATTACAGATGCTAAAAATGCAGCAGAACAATTCCAAGGTGATACTTTAGAATCATTTTTTCAAGATTCAAGTCGTAAACTTTTTTCTAAAACATCGTTTGAAATAATAGTTTCTCGTAAAGAGGTGGAAGATGCAATCAATCACTTAACTCATCAAGATCCCTTTGTTTTGATAGATGGATCTTTACTCAAATTTAGTCGTCAAGGCAATATTTTATATGCTCAAGTAAATATAGAGAAAACAAATAACAATAGAAGAATAATAAATATTGTTAATATGTTAGAAAATGATAGTAAAACTCCTCCAGATGACTTATTTTTCTTTCTCATTAAAGAGATACTTTTTTATACTGAAATTTTTCCTTTTCCCGTGGAAAGAAATGCTTTTATAAATACCTATAAAATGCTGGAAAATAGCCGTTATAAATTTCTTAAAGAAACTCAAAGACAATTATTTAGTAACAGTTCAGAAAGACGACTCAAACTACTAAGAGAACAAGGTGATATTCGTTATCCAAAACCAGTAGAAGATTTTTTAGATTTCTTGTCTGAAATAGAACTTCAAAAAACACCGAAAATTAATCCAAGCGATAAGAATGAATTTCAGAAGTTAGCTGATGAAATTGAGGAACAACTACAAAACAAAAATAAAACTAATCTAAAACCTACTAAGCTAGGTGGAAAAGAAATAAAAGTTTTAGTTAAAAAAGGTTTAGAAATTGATCTATATAATGCTTCATCTTCTATCAGGCAACTTGCACCATTACTTTTATATTTAAGATTTCGCGCAAGTAAAGGTGATTTTGTGGTAGTAGATGAACCAGAGATGAACTTACACCCAGAATCACAAGCAAAGCTACTGGAAGCATTATCTATTCTTGTTAATTTTGGTGTGAGAATTTTACTCACAACCCATAGTCCTTATATTATGGCACATTTGAATAATTTAGTTAATGGTAATCATGAAAATCCTGAAATATTAAAACGTCAATCTTCATCTTTATATCTTCAAGATGAAAGAGCATTTTTACCTATTGATAAAGTTAGTGCGTATGAAATGAAAGATAATAAATTAGTTTCATTAAATGATCCAGATTATGGCATTAGATGGGATACTTTAAGTGATGTTGCTGTAGATATTCAACAAAAGTTTTTTGAAATTTATGAAGCAGGACAAGAAAAAGCATATGAAACAGAAGAATAGTCTTGCTCAACTTCTCAAGGATAAAAAAGATAAACTTGATTGGCAAAATTTTAACTTTCTAGAAAATCTGCTAGTATTCTGTACAGTACCAGGAAGAACTGTTCCTAAAGAAAGTGGAGTACATTTTCGGATAACATTAGATTCTCAAAATCAAGCTATATGTATTTTGCTTGAAATAGATAGAAGAAATGATCCTCTAATTAGAAATCAAGCATTAAAGCGTCCAGATTATATGTCTCTTTATATTGATTCTAAATCTTGCATTTGCACCATTATTGAAATGAAAGGTAAGAATCACAATTCTTTAGAAAATGGAATTGAACAAATTTTAAAATTGAAAGAAATTCTACAAACTGAAATTTCCACTCATTTACCTAGCAAACTAAAAGTTAAATATCAAGGAATTTTATTGACACCATATAATTCACAAGTCCCAGATAAAAAAATAGCAGAAGAGGCTTTAAAAGGTTTTGTTATTTTACCTATTAAATATGATCACAAAGCCGAATTATATCCTTATGTTTCAAAACCAAATAAGATAACAGATAGATATAATCATCAAGAAATTACTAAATCAAATGCTTTGTTTATTGAACAAATTTTAACAACAATAGCATTACCAAAACGTATACCTGATGACTACTATTCTAGCAATTTTTTAGTCGGGAATGATAGAGAAGGAATTTATATCAACTATTTATTACCAAATGACAGCGATTATATAACTTTATTAGCTAATACAAAATATACTGAAATTAATATAGAGGACAATGAAGAACAGGAAAAAATAAAAAATGAATTAGATTTACTCAATCTGATAAATAGATTAGCAATCAAGTTTTCAAATAACCAAATATCAAATTATGAAAACTATCAGAAGAAAATTTAATTTTTATGCCCCCCAAAAATAATAGTAGAAAATAAGAGACTTGCGGCATTGCTGAATTAGGGTATGCAATTGAAAAATCAATGATTTCAAACTCTTACTCTCTGTGACTCTGCGCCTCTGCGTGAAACAAAATCATACTCTTAATCAGCAACGCCAAAAGATCAATAATAATTGAACGCAGATATAGCTTGCTATATTGTAAATGCCATTTTAACAATGCAAAAATTCTTTTCAGAAAAAGAACAGAGTGAAATAGAAAAAGCTGGGACTTATTTTAGATTAAAACTAGTACATGTATGTTTCTATAGAAAAAATAAAGCTATGAAGGTTAGGGACTAAATACTTATGCGTAAAAACTCGTATTTCTGTAGAAATACTTACTGTGGTTTCCACTTTCTTTAATCAGTTTTCCCCGTAGCAGAAAAAAATTATACTTTAGTAACCCTACTAATTGACCACTTTGATATAAAGTCTGTTATTATAGTGGTCATATTTTATAGGTTCTGAAATTCCTTCTATATATACAATTTCGCAGTTTTTGACTTCTTGTTTTTATCTCTTTATGAGAAATCAGGGTTTGAAGATAGTGGGAAAGAGCAGTATAGTAGAAAGTTATTATTCTTTGATATGCTAGTCAAAAAGGCTACTTTTTTTATCCGACAGCATTAGAGTATAACTTAGTAAGCGAATGGTGTTTTTTTTTGATTACGTCAAAGCGTTAGGAGCATACTGTTTGATTACAACATCATGTGAAGTGTAGATGATAGACATCTATTAAAAATGTGCCGAGTCAAGGTAAGCTTGGAGCAGCCTAATTGTGATGATTGCTCAACCAAAAAGAACTTACCTCAAGAACAAATCTCATGTCTCTACTGCTAAAGTTCTAGCCCAAAGAATACAGAAGATTAATACACCTTGAAAGGGTTAGTTCTGGTGTTTACCACTACCGATTTGCCAATATGTTTAGTATTTCCAGATATCAGATAACTGAAAAACTCTATAATGGTTCCAGGACAATGGTTTGTCGCAAGCATCAAAAAACTGATCGAAACCCTGTAGTTAGCGAATCTTTTGTATTAGAAGAACGAGATATTAGACATCGCTTGACCATTTCCGAAAAATTATATGGTCGAGAAAAAGAAGTCAAAGAACGACTAGAAGCATTTGAGAGAGTATCCGTTTTTTTACAAAAATATTTAATAATAATTTAAGTATTACCCCTGAGAAAAAACTTTTTGCTTGCAGTTTTGTTGTGGCAACTTTGCTGTGCAACTATCAACAAGCGATGTCTAGGACGGGCTACGTCTACGCTCAAACTCCCGATCCCACTTCATTACCATCAGAGATTAATCCCTTACCTTCTGATGTGCTACCACAGCCATCAATGCCAGAAGAACAACTACTTCCTCCCTTGGAACTACCGGATCAATCAATACCGGGACAGGATGATGCTAATGCCAAATTTCAAGTCGATCGCATTGAAGTTGTCGGGAGTACAGTTTTCACACCAGAGCAGTTTGCCGCAATTACAAATCCTTTCGTGGGCAAGGAATTAACATTTGTAGAATTGCTACAAATTAAAGATGTCATTACCAAGTTCTACACTGACAAAGGTTATGTCACCACAGGGGCGTTAATTACACCGCAGACACTAGAAGCTGGGACAGTCAAAATTCAGGTAATCGAAGGTAGTCTGCAAGAAATCAAAATCACTGGTAATCGACGATTACAGACTGGATACATCCGCGATCGCATTCAACTAGGAGCGAAAAAACCCCTGAATGTGCCGCGCTTAATGGAAAAATTACAACTACTCCGCCTCGATCCGCGCATTCAAAACCTCTCAGCAGAGTTACAAATGGGTGTAATTCCAGGAACCAATATCTTGCAAGTAGAGGTACAAGAAGCCGACACCTTCTCTCTCACCACAACCATAGATAATGGGCGATCGCCTAGTGTGGGCAGCTTTCGGCGGGGAGTGGATCTTCAAGAAGCCAATTTACTCGGTTTAGGTGACACCCTCAGCGTGGGATACGCCAATACCGATGGTAGTAATGCCATCAACGTGAATTACAAACTACCGATTAATGCCCACAATGGCACCATATCTTTAGGTTTTAACCAAGGTTGGAACCGCGTGATTGAAGAACCATTCAGCGTTCTGGATATTCAATCAAATACCACATCTTACGAATTGAGTTATCGCCAACCACTCATACAAAAGCCCACTCAAGAATTAGCAATGGGGCTATCATTCTCACGCCAAGAAAGCCAAACTGAATTAGGTCTGGATAATATTGGTGGATTTCCTTTATCACCCGGTGCAGATGCCGACGGTAAAACTAACATATCTGCCCTACGCTTTTTTCAAGATTATACCCAGCGCAGCACCAGCCAAGTCTTTGCAGCGCGATCGCAATTTAGCTTTGGTGTAGATTGGTTCGGGGCTAACGTTAGTGACAATGCCCCAGATAGTCGCTTTTTCGCTTGGCGAGGACAGGCGCAGTGGGTGCGAAAGTTGGCATCTGACACCCTGTTTTTAGTCAGGGGCGATTTGCAATTAGCAGCAGATTCTCTAGTACCATTAGAGCAATTTGGGCTTGGTGGACAAATCAGTGTGCGGGGCTATCGCCAAGACACATTACTTACAGATAATGGATTGTTGTTTTCAGCAGAATTGCGGTTGCCGATAGTGCGTGCCGCTAACATTGGCGGAGTACTACAACTAACACCTTTTATTGATGTGGGTCAAGGTTGGAACACCAAGGGCGATAATCCATCAACAAGTACATTAGTGGGTACCGGCTTAGGACTACTGTGGAAACAGGGTAATAACTTCTCAGCCCGCCTAGATTGGGGTATTCCCCTGGTTTCTGTAGAAGGTGAAAAGAGCAGTCTCCAGGAAAATGGTTTGTACTTTTCAGTGAGCTATTCACCATTTTAAAAAAAACAATCAAAAAGCACTGAGACCACCCCAACCATAAACATTTCGGATGGGGAAAAGGTCTTTGTTTTTCAGAGAATGCTGAATGGATCTATAGGACTCCTATTTGATTTTTGATAGCTTGCGTGGCGTAGCCATACAAGACTCGGTAGGTATCAATTCTGTCTTTCCTGTTCCCTGACTACACAAGTAAATTTAGGAATCAAACCGGATTCCTAATATAATGAGTTGACCTATCTTTTTGTATGGGAATAATTTCATACCTTATACCATCGAGGATGTACGATGAATTGGACTATTTTCTTGGCTGCACTTGGCAGTACAAGTATTGAATTTTTGGAAGTGGTAGCGATCGCCTATGCTATTGGTAGTTCTGGCTATGTTCAAGAAGCCCTATGGGGTTCCCTCGTCGGGTTGATAGTGGTATTAGCTGGGGCGATTACTCTAGGAACTGGGTTACAATCTTTACCACTACAACCATTGCAAATCTTGATTGGGGCGCTGTTGTTGTGGTTTGGTTGGAGATGGGTGCAGAAATCTGTACGCAGACTAGCAACCGGAAAAAGAGCAGGTTGGATTGATGATCATATATTAGAAAAAGAAGGTATTACTTTAGACGAAGAATCATTAGGATTTAGCAAACTCAATTTCCTGATTATGACCAAAAGCGTAGCTCTGGAAGCCTTAGAAATTGTTGTGATTGTCACTACTTTGGGTTTAGCAACAAGTGATTGGTATGAGGCGCTCACAGGTACAGCCTTGGCTTTGCTATTATCTTTAGTGATGGTAATTTCATTGCATCAATATTTGGTAAAACTGCCAGAAGTTCTAATCAAACTTGGTGCAGGAATTATGCTCAGTGCAATGGGGACTTTTTGGTTAGGCGAAGGTATCGAGTTAGAATTTCCCTTTGATGAATTTTCAATCTTGATTTTAATTACTTTATATAGTCTGACGGCTGCAATTTCAGTATACTGGCTTAAAAATCAACCTGATAGCATGAGAAACTAATAACAGCCATATTTCTGCATTAATCATGTTATTAAAAATGCCTATTTAGGGAACAATAAGT includes:
- a CDS encoding TIGR00300 family protein, which produces MVSQIRFLMCAPDHYDVDYVINPWMEGNIHKSSRDRAVEQWNKLYNVIKNHAIVDLVAPEKGWPDMVFSANAGLVLGENVVLSRFLHKERQGEEPHFQHWFEQNGYNVYTLPKDLPFEGAGDALLDREGRWLWAGYGFRSELDSHPYLAKWLDIEVISLRLMDERFYHLDTCFCPLANGYLLYYPGAFDSYSNRVIEMRVAPEKRIAITEADAVNFACNAVNVESIVIMNKASESLKSRLAEVGFQVIETPLTEFLKAGGAAKCLTLRVTEPIGDEIHANASVESRVIRMEGHLLDAGLINRALDLIVEMGGSFQVLKFNLGEQRQSTSAAEVRVSAPSHEVMEEIISQLIDLGAVDLPQDERDSKLEPVIQAGVAPDDFYVSTIYPTEIRVNGEWLKVQNQRMDGAIAISTTANGIVAKCKLLRDLEIGDKVVVDVLGIRTVRKAESREQRNSQEFSFMSSGVSSERRVELVVEQVAWELRKIKDSGGKVVVTAGPVVIHTGGGEHLCRLVREGYVQGLLGGNAIAVHDMEQNILGTSLGVDMKRGVAVRGGHRHHLKVINTVRRFGSIAKAVEAGVVKSGVMYECVKNNIPFSLAGSIRDDGPLPDTQMNLILAQQEYSQIIEGADMILMLSSMLHSIGVGNMTPAGVKMVCVDINPAVVTKLSDRGSIESVGVVTDVGLFLSLLTQQLDKLTSPYIANVG
- a CDS encoding DUF4145 domain-containing protein, with the translated sequence MTEQKYKHTTKTVRCGHCGNKTLMKVISEGEYRKDIYYDSDFEYDCWEIYKIQSLLCPNCEDFNIIKFVENWDSNKIEMCYEPEWVTEIIYLYPLLKEFADISPKAQDIRDTFREARTCFQGELYTSSVVMCRKTMEMLCLYFKIEQPGNLHGKLAKMRDEEIIDNKFYEWANVLKSFGNEAVHSSEKFSKEDTQDILDFTYALVEYCIDFDYKFQQLLERRGKVQPSPDLETTTLTEETIHNLVQKLDDNETSAVRYYAASTLAKINIEIDKVIPVFLSLINSTKFSKDATNYLKSIGSKAIPELINALEKHTSHNVRSAAATILGDIGTNNPDVIESLVKALKDPNDDVQYKAGIALEKLDNIAIDAFVKIYPLPPGS
- a CDS encoding AAA family ATPase, translating into MKIKFSNLGSIQETELDLRPLTVIIGPNNSGKTYIAYSTYGLWQRACRSISFKQDLNLIKFTHEQEGNWSLIIDDNVLDFFITDAKNAAEQFQGDTLESFFQDSSRKLFSKTSFEIIVSRKEVEDAINHLTHQDPFVLIDGSLLKFSRQGNILYAQVNIEKTNNNRRIINIVNMLENDSKTPPDDLFFFLIKEILFYTEIFPFPVERNAFINTYKMLENSRYKFLKETQRQLFSNSSERRLKLLREQGDIRYPKPVEDFLDFLSEIELQKTPKINPSDKNEFQKLADEIEEQLQNKNKTNLKPTKLGGKEIKVLVKKGLEIDLYNASSSIRQLAPLLLYLRFRASKGDFVVVDEPEMNLHPESQAKLLEALSILVNFGVRILLTTHSPYIMAHLNNLVNGNHENPEILKRQSSSLYLQDERAFLPIDKVSAYEMKDNKLVSLNDPDYGIRWDTLSDVAVDIQQKFFEIYEAGQEKAYETEE
- a CDS encoding ShlB/FhaC/HecB family hemolysin secretion/activation protein; protein product: MSRTGYVYAQTPDPTSLPSEINPLPSDVLPQPSMPEEQLLPPLELPDQSIPGQDDANAKFQVDRIEVVGSTVFTPEQFAAITNPFVGKELTFVELLQIKDVITKFYTDKGYVTTGALITPQTLEAGTVKIQVIEGSLQEIKITGNRRLQTGYIRDRIQLGAKKPLNVPRLMEKLQLLRLDPRIQNLSAELQMGVIPGTNILQVEVQEADTFSLTTTIDNGRSPSVGSFRRGVDLQEANLLGLGDTLSVGYANTDGSNAINVNYKLPINAHNGTISLGFNQGWNRVIEEPFSVLDIQSNTTSYELSYRQPLIQKPTQELAMGLSFSRQESQTELGLDNIGGFPLSPGADADGKTNISALRFFQDYTQRSTSQVFAARSQFSFGVDWFGANVSDNAPDSRFFAWRGQAQWVRKLASDTLFLVRGDLQLAADSLVPLEQFGLGGQISVRGYRQDTLLTDNGLLFSAELRLPIVRAANIGGVLQLTPFIDVGQGWNTKGDNPSTSTLVGTGLGLLWKQGNNFSARLDWGIPLVSVEGEKSSLQENGLYFSVSYSPF
- a CDS encoding COG4280 domain-containing protein; translated protein: MNWTIFLAALGSTSIEFLEVVAIAYAIGSSGYVQEALWGSLVGLIVVLAGAITLGTGLQSLPLQPLQILIGALLLWFGWRWVQKSVRRLATGKRAGWIDDHILEKEGITLDEESLGFSKLNFLIMTKSVALEALEIVVIVTTLGLATSDWYEALTGTALALLLSLVMVISLHQYLVKLPEVLIKLGAGIMLSAMGTFWLGEGIELEFPFDEFSILILITLYSLTAAISVYWLKNQPDSMRN